A window from Sinorhizobium fredii encodes these proteins:
- the cheD gene encoding chemoreceptor glutamine deamidase CheD: MMLEAAGRRVHVIQGEFKVVNDPDVVLSTILGSCVAACMRDPVAGVGGMNHFLLPGSSTSPASAGDATRYGVHLMELLINGLLKQGARRDRLEAKIFGGARTIARFSNVGEQNAAFARQFLLDEGIRVVGESTGGEHGRKLEYWPVTGRARQYALTGVEAQRAIHQDQRPAPAPKPVESSIEFF, encoded by the coding sequence ATAATGTTGGAAGCTGCCGGCAGGCGTGTGCATGTCATTCAGGGCGAGTTCAAGGTCGTCAACGATCCGGATGTCGTTCTCTCGACGATTCTCGGCTCCTGCGTGGCCGCCTGCATGCGCGACCCGGTGGCGGGCGTCGGCGGCATGAACCATTTCCTGCTGCCCGGCTCTTCGACGTCGCCGGCCTCGGCCGGTGACGCGACGCGCTACGGCGTGCATCTCATGGAATTGCTGATCAACGGCCTCCTGAAACAGGGCGCGCGCCGCGATCGGCTCGAGGCGAAGATCTTCGGCGGAGCCAGGACGATTGCGCGCTTCTCGAATGTCGGCGAGCAGAACGCCGCCTTTGCACGGCAGTTCCTGCTCGACGAGGGCATCCGCGTCGTCGGCGAGAGCACCGGCGGAGAGCATGGCCGCAAGCTGGAATATTGGCCGGTCACCGGTCGTGCCCGCCAATACGCGCTGACCGGTGTCGAAGCCCAGCGCGCCATCCATCAGGACCAGCGGCCCGCGCCTGCGCCGAAGCCGGTGGAAAGCTCGATCGAGTTCTTCTAA
- a CDS encoding response regulator produces MSIAEKIKVLIVDDQVTSRLLLGDALQQLGFKQITAAGDGEQGMKIMAQNPHHLVISDFNMPKMDGLGLLQAVRSNPNTKKAAFIILTAQGDRALVQKAAALGANNVLAKPFTIEKMKAAIEAVFGALK; encoded by the coding sequence ATGTCCATCGCCGAAAAGATTAAGGTTCTGATCGTCGACGATCAGGTCACGAGCCGACTGCTCCTGGGCGACGCCCTGCAGCAACTGGGCTTCAAGCAGATTACTGCCGCCGGCGACGGCGAGCAGGGCATGAAGATCATGGCGCAAAACCCGCACCACCTGGTCATCTCGGACTTCAACATGCCGAAGATGGACGGTCTCGGCTTGCTGCAGGCGGTTCGCTCGAACCCGAACACCAAGAAGGCGGCCTTCATCATCCTGACCGCTCAGGGCGACAGGGCGCTCGTCCAGAAGGCCGCCGCGCTCGGCGCCAACAACGTTCTCGCCAAGCCGTTCACCATCGAAAAGATGAAGGCAGCGATCGAGGCGGTCTTCGGGGCACTGAAATAA
- the cheT gene encoding chemotaxis protein CheT yields MHTDHQSYMPHAEESLPDVLMRIVTELHDVAYLIERIEPQLAGGHDGSAADPADRMMVLQGIDLAVQKTRGLAEFIDTITASIPDTCLVDISTAVNLVKLADMKKALGSGLLRHGHSQPLTKAAGDFEAF; encoded by the coding sequence ATGCACACCGACCACCAGAGCTATATGCCTCACGCGGAAGAATCGCTGCCGGACGTGTTGATGCGCATCGTCACCGAACTGCACGACGTCGCCTATCTCATCGAGCGGATCGAGCCGCAGCTCGCAGGCGGTCACGATGGATCCGCGGCCGATCCGGCCGACAGGATGATGGTCCTTCAGGGTATCGACCTTGCGGTCCAGAAGACCCGGGGCCTCGCCGAATTCATCGACACGATCACCGCATCGATTCCCGACACGTGCCTCGTGGACATCTCGACGGCCGTCAACCTGGTCAAGCTAGCCGACATGAAAAAGGCGCTCGGCAGCGGCCTTTTACGCCACGGCCACTCGCAGCCGCTCACCAAGGCCGCGGGCGATTTCGAGGCGTTTTGA